The following nucleotide sequence is from Prunus dulcis unplaced genomic scaffold, ALMONDv2, whole genome shotgun sequence.
tcaatatcatcagaaAGATGCTGGAGAAGAATCCAAAGCAGTGGCATGAAAAGTTATCAGAGACTTTGTGGGCATACAGAACTTCAAAAAGAGAAGCGACTGGCATGACCCCCTATGCTCTGACCTACGGCCATGATGCAATTCTTCCCATGGAGATAGCAGTCCAGTCTCTTAGAATTGCTCACCAGCACGGTCTCACAggagaagactactctcaagCCATGTTACTTGAATTGGAAGAATTGGATGCAAGTAGGATTGACaccctcaacaaactcttagCAGGAAAACAGGCTGTGTCAAGGGCATACAACAAAAGAGTCAGAGACAAGAGTTTTGAAGAGGGAGAAATAGTCTGGAAGGCAATTCTGCCCCTTGGAGCACACATAGCTGGATATGGGAAATGGTCACCTACGTGGGAAGGCCCTTTTGTAATTAACCAGATCCTCGGAATGGGGGCATACAGGTTGCAGGACCGAGATGGAGTTATTCACACTGCCCCAATCAATGGCAAATGGTTAAAGAAATTCTACCCAACCATGTGGGATTCACAGGCTATACAGACAGACCCCGGgatagaaaaagaacaaggctgactttttctattttatgaATCCTGTTTTGCTTTAaaagttgttttattttttctttcaatactgtgttttgtttattgcATCAAGGGTAAATAAAGGCAGTGAAATGCTATTTAAAAGGCAAACAGAATaaactttatttaaaaatagccACCCTAGCGGCAAAGTCTTCCaagcaaacaaagaaacaaaatttgaaaagactaaaaccctaattttctGAGGGTTTCCTGCAGATTCGCCTTCTTGACAGAAAGCCCTTTCTGAAGCAGCACCCCTTGGTGAATCGAGGCTTCTGCAATTTCCAAAGCTGGCCTGGAAGCTGCAACCATGCTCTGCACAAGGAAGGTGGCCTTGGTCTTAGAACTC
It contains:
- the LOC117613541 gene encoding uncharacterized protein K02A2.6-like, which produces MLKDCINYSKGCEACQRHGPIQQAPSVPMNPVVKPWPFRGWAMDLIGKIYPASSQQHCFIIVATDYFTKWVEAKPIKTTTSQEIITFIEEQIIQRFGIPESITTDRGSSFISRDMLDMAETFKFKLLQSTPYYAQANGQAESSNKVIINIIRKMLEKNPKQWHEKLSETLWAYRTSKREATGMTPYALTYGHDAILPMEIAVQSLRIAHQHGLTGEDYSQAMLLELEELDASRIDTLNKLLAGKQAVSRAYNKRVRDKSFEEGEIVWKAILPLGAHIAGYGKWSPTWEGPFVINQILGMGAYRLQDRDGVIHTAPINGKWLKKFYPTMWDSQAIQTDPGIEKEQG